AAGTCCGCAACGCATGGCAAGAAAATGGTGGCAAGAGGTCGATACCGTTGTTTTATGTCGTCCTTGCACACATAGAACACCGTAATATTTCATCGAACCTGTGGTGGGTCACGCCAGGTATTCTGAACTTGATGGATGACACTACTGATCTTGAGGGAATTAAACTTCAGGGtgttgttttgttgagGCAGTTTCTCACAGAATCAATAGACCTCACAGACGCTAATCATTTTGATTTCGCAAACACTGGTCTATTCGAAATATTCGATTCTTCGCTAAAATCCCTGTGGTACCACTTTCCGCCCTCAACAGAACCTATTTTAACTGCAAAGATCTGGGATTTGGTTTTTTCTACGTACATCCCTCTTTGCAAAGCTCAGTTTGCGAAAGACTGCGCTTCTTATGATCTTCACGTTAGCCAGTTCATGTCAGAAATTTTATTACAGGCAACACTGCCTCGAATAGCTGCTGATTACAAGGACTTGACGGTGCAAGTTTTGCAATACATGGACACGATTTTTGACATTCTAGGCCCAAAATCTGTTGTGCACCTACAGAGGGTCATATTCAATATTGGTGAACACATCATTCGCAACGCATTTATCACACTTTTCATGCCACTTGTTCACCAGGTTCTCTCTACTCTTACCCACTTAGTTAGTGTCTGCCCCGAGGAGCGCATTGTCGCTCACAAATATGACCTTCTCGCATGCgcattgattttgagcGAGAAGTGCCGTCTAGAGGGCACTCTAGATGGCCGAACTAGCGCCCACCTACGAAAGTTTTTGCAGGCTCTGCAACAAAACGGTTGTATCTGGGACACAGAAGAGCGTCAAAAACTGACTTCAATGGTGGCTCACAGTTTTGAATTGCCTTAATTTTTATGAATGGCGTTATATATACATGATACGATGATTGTTTTATTGAATACTTTGAAGGCCCTTCACGATCCGGATGTTGGTATCCAAGAACCTGTTCACGCAGTTATTCAAACACgtttcttcttgagagcTCAGGTTTCCAGAGTTCATCGTAGTGGCACACTGCTTGAAACAGATATTGGTGAACTGGTGAATGGACATTTGGACCTTCTGCTTCGAGTTTTCAGACTCCAAAAATGTCATGATCTCTTTCTTGGAGCTTTCATCGAGGCTTGCGAGTTCGTTTTGAGTAATTGAAGACatgcttgaactttttatTGCTGGTTGCAACCCTTGAAGCTTTCAGTGAGCATGGtctctaaaatttttgataacATTACTAGCATATACACACGTGACCAAGATCAAGCTATGGTACAACCTTATATATTTAATCAACATTACGACCACACCTTAAGAAGTGTTGTCTTGATTTTAGATTGGGGAGTTGGCATTAATGGACA
This is a stretch of genomic DNA from Lachancea thermotolerans CBS 6340 chromosome D complete sequence. It encodes these proteins:
- the TTI2 gene encoding Tti2p (weakly similar to uniprot|P47168 Saccharomyces cerevisiae YJR136C Hypothetical ORF), with the protein product MDRDKSITTFIGNVGSSLDYKPTAEELSDVCDQLLKEHTQMSSIGIAAAIKSITFYCLDKRLNGEIRQGCLECIKAVMNAEVWAILAEDLRAMLIQLRNKQISAAGRLKGSNTLTLRPTKGFSLQEDKVRNAWQENGGKRSIPLFYVVLAHIEHRNISSNLWWVTPGILNLMDDTTDLEGIKLQGVVLLRQFLTESIDLTDANHFDFANTGLFEIFDSSLKSLWYHFPPSTEPILTAKIWDLVFSTYIPLCKAQFAKDCASYDLHVSQFMSEILLQATLPRIAADYKDLTVQVLQYMDTIFDILGPKSVVHLQRVIFNIGEHIIRNAFITLFMPLVHQVLSTLTHLVSVCPEERIVAHKYDLLACALILSEKCRLEGTLDGRTSAHLRKFLQALQQNGCIWDTEERQKLTSMVAHSFELP
- the TIM8 gene encoding protein transporter TIM8 (highly similar to uniprot|P57744 Saccharomyces cerevisiae YJR135W-A TIM8 Mitochondrial intermembrane space import protein): MSSITQNELASLDESSKKEIMTFLESENSKQKVQMSIHQFTNICFKQCATTMNSGNLSSQEETCLNNCVNRFLDTNIRIVKGLQSIQ